A stretch of DNA from Coccidioides posadasii str. Silveira chromosome 1, complete sequence:
CCCCAATGTTCTCATTACTATTGAGAAGAAACCCGTGCTCTCTACACAATACCCTCCCAATCCCCTCTCCACAAGTTTATGGAATAATACGTCTGGATCTAGGGAGATGGAATGGTGCTGCGAGTAGTGAAGGATTAAATTGCTGAACGGTATCGAAGCTTGGTGGTGCTGCTGCAATTGTGTCAGGCCACGGAGAGGATCGGTTCGAATCAGATCTTCAAGGGCGCTGAGCTGCGACTCTGCGCTGCAAGAGCCGCATTGGTAAATAAAAGATACGTATCTGAGCAACTGGTCCCGTGAGAGGGTTGGACGATGGGAGGCCGGGAGAATCATTGCGTAAATGGCTGGTAGTTATAGGACTTGCGCGATGTTGCTCAGGGACCCAAATATTTCAAGATGCGACGATTCTGGGGAGTTCCTAGGAAAGAAGGTGTTTAAATGTTTCGCTAGCTCAGGCTGACCCTCAGAGGGTGAATTTGGAAATTGGCCTGGTCTTTGGCTGCTTAGATATTGATTTCAAATATCGGGAGTAAAGACGCTGTGGTTCCGCTTTTCTGCGGAACTTGTCCCATCCCAGGTTTAACCCCAGCCCGAAGCAATAAGCTGCACtccctactccgtacttcgaACGAAATATTCCCTATTAGTGTACCCTACTGTAGTCTCTTGGATCCGAGGCGCTTGAGCCAGTCCTTCCCCAGGCGGGCGCGGCCCTATCCCCAACCAAGGTTCTCGGCCGCCGGACGCCTGGCGGCAAAAATTTACGAATGCCACAAAGCCAGCCTTGGCACTGTGGAGGACGAGACCTGAAATGTTAGGTACATTACAATAGTATGTAGGCAGGAGTTTACTTCATGTGTAGGTTGGGGTTGCTGGAGGTCTGAAGATGAATTCTTTGCGTCGTAATGCCGGAATGGCGTCTGCAATTCCGGCATTACCtgcggagtactccgtacggagtacagagaaGTGAGTAGTTAAACTAATTAACTAGCCATCAGCCAGCTCATAACTGGTTACTTGTGCCGATTCCCTCCACCTCAAAAAGCAACTTTCAATTCAAACAGTGTGTGCCTTCACTGCCCCGTCCATTCTCCAACATTTTTCCAATTTTTCACTATGATTAACACCCTCCACTTTGAGCTCTCCTGGCAATGCGTACCCTGAAGCTTTTCAGAAAATATGTATATAGTCCatgtctactccgtagaggtGCCGGCTTGCGAATGGCTGGGATCTTGGCTACTCCACGTAGATGTATCCCGAGGACCATCTTTAATCCAAACGCGACCTTTCTAGATTTTTCGACTTTGAATAAGCATCATCATTACAAAATGGAATTAGAAATGTCTTGCCCGGGCGAGTAGCTTCTGGTGGAAACCCCAACTCTTGCTTGCGGCTGTCATAAGTATTGAAGCGGAGGAAGCGGGTTGGCTTCAGAGGCCAGGTGAATTAAGACAAGGAGGATCCACTCCCGAGGAGCGTCCAACGCTTAAGATACGATCGCAGCCTATTGATGATAACAAGCCGTTAAGAAAAAGCCTACTTCTTGCTTAGGTGATATCTCCATCTGCAGCTGTCACGAGTATGAGAAGCACGAATCTCTGATCGACTGCTGGTGATGAGGCACGGCTTCCCAAAACCTATACAATTCCAATATGTATCACGGTCTATATTTCGTCATTGATAGAGTGACATCGGTTCCGATATCCGGCCCAGATCAATCTTGCTCTCTTGAAGCACCAAGGAGGACTTAGGAAGTTAAAGGTGATCGAGTCCTTCAGGTATGAACGCGAGGACAATAAACGGGATGATGGCGTCTATCGGCGAGAGCATGGCCCTGTTCTCGGAGCTGTGCACGGTGTTGTCCCCGGAGAGTGTCAAAAAAGTCTGAACACACGGTACTTGCCGTATTAGGTCATCGTGTAAACAAGAAGGGGGCGCGCTGACCCGTCACGTCGACACAACATCGCGTTCACGACATTCACCACGTTTTTGCAACTCACCGGCCACATGGGAGCAAGGTGACCATTCACACCATCTCGTGGAGCTGTGTGTGCCTGTGATCCCGACTCGTCTTTGGGTACTCGTTCCTGTTATATGTAAATGAGTTTCATTGAACCATGGCAGAAGAGAAACCTGATATATCATTGATCGAGTCTGTCAACTTGAGTGGTGTTTGGAATAGAAATGTGGATGATAAGGTGTCACTGCGGTTGGTGATGACGGTTAGTTTGACGACCTGGCTATCGCAGCCCTGTTGCTTCATGCGTTCGTTGGGACTAACTTCTATCAATAGTTGAAGGCTCGTCCTAGTGCCATCATTCCAATTTTCCAGCTGAACGATGGCCTTGAAATACAGATAACGAACGAGTATGTTTATAGCGCAGCATATAAGGATTTCGAGCCCGCCAGCAGTTTCGGAAATCACTTATCCCTTGGCGGACAGGATGTCGACGAGATCCAAGGTTCCTATCCTAGGCATCAGGAAAACCTCCCCAGGCGGCTATATACAAGTGGAATGAAGCTGTCTCCCTCCCCGAGAAAGGAAAGGTTGTTCCCGCCGAGTCCATCCACTACTAGTGGGAGTGATGACTCAATTTTTGAACCCGGCCATGATGCGACAAGGCGGATATCAGATGGGAGTCAACGGAGTAAAGCTCTGGAAGAAGGGGAAGTCCCTATAGTTCTAGAATATTACGTCGAATCTGACACTGCATCGAGACGTGCTGACTCTGGACAATTCGGCACGAGTAACCCCGAACATGGCAATCTTTGGAATATGGAATCCAACTATCTCACACCAGGGAGTATGGTGAGACGGCGATATCCTTCCCATCAGCGGGAAGAATCCACTACTACCATAATCCACTGCGCGCCAAAGACCCAAAGTAGATCAAACGATCGGGATATCGTCGATTCTAACAGATCACTCACAGTGGCATTATCACCACGAAAGGCAGATCTTAATATCCCGAAACGGGGAATAAAGAGCAGGATTCCGATAAAGGTCGAAACCGATTTCCAAGCGAGTAAGTCTCTCAGAGAAGCGCATACTCAACCCAGATTTATGAGCGAATTGGAAGCTCTCACGTCAGATGCAACGAATCTGACCGACAGCGAAGTATTATGCAACGCCAAGGATATCCAGGCGCTTCAAGTTGCCGGTCCAAGATCGCCAACCTTCGCAGGCGGATCGAGCTTTTCTTCGCCAAAGGCAATTCAAACGCCAGGAGTCGCCGATAGAGAGCGAATGTCAAATTCAGCTCCGGGAAAGTCGCATGAAGAAAGAACTCAGCAACTGCAAAGTACACCTACCCGCCAAGTCGGCCTCAAGAATAGAACAGCGGTGTCGACAGGTAGGTCAAGTTTAATGACTTCGAGATATGAATGGGAATGCTAACGGGAACCAATTTCAAGGCAAAGCATCTTGGCAAAAGAGAGAAACTGATCTTCTAATTCATATTGGCGAAGAGCCGGAATCAGATATATTCTTCCACCGTGGAGGGCGGTCGGATTTTGTAGCCTCGTGGCTCCAAGGCAGATCATGCAGAAACGACAATGGAGTGGCGAAGAAGGATCGCATCGATCGCTCACGAAGTGGTAGCGAGGCACCTTTGGCAATCGATAATCGATTTGATAGAATCTCCGCTTGGAATTTAGAGACAACCGAGGATCAAAGCGGCCATAGAAGCCCTCTATTGGTAGACCGTATATCTCTCCCAAGTCCGACGCCATCTTCAAAGTTAAGCATGCCATGGAATTCAGCTGAGGAGCTAGCGGGAAGAAGTGCAGATTCTCTTTCGCTGATGGATCTCGTGAATATTGAACACATCCCGACCGAGGTGTCCAAGCCAGCCATTACGAATATGAATGGGACTTTGTCCATAAAGATCCCCCACAATGGTATGTGCGAGACCATTATAATCTATGAGGCCGATATTGAGATTCAGTTCAATGATTCCACTTGTGCAAACAGCCAGGTTGCACAGAGCGTTTCTCCGGGGAGCGAAAACGGACAACACATTGCAGCAGTGAAATGGCAAATCGAATACAAACCAGAATGGGTGCCAAAGCTCTCGGCAGCATCAGGCTCTTATGAATGTAAGATATCCGATCTCTGTCGCTCACTCAACATAGGACGTGTCAGACTGGAAATAGCTCCCGATCGAAACCACCGAGAATGCATCAATGTATGCAGAAGCCGCGGAGACCAGGGCGAAATGGTTGACGGGGAAGAAGACCTAAAAGTTTTGCTAAATCAGCTCGCGTCATATCGCTCTATATTGAGtttcttctctcttgtaCGGAGGTCCCTTGATCTGCGAGTAGAGGGCATGTACCAGTCAGCGGTGGCGTCTCGTTTCCATAACGTAACCGGGCGGCCGAAGAGAGTTCTCCGAGTTACACTCTCATCTCTAGCAATCTTTACAATTGGGGTATTTTCCGTCCTCTTTATGAACGCTGGCAGTCACTACAGCGTAGGAGGATATATTGGCGGAAGCAAAGAAATTCTGGGTTGTTTGCCAGCCAGTCTCGAGTGTCAAATCTTTCGGCGCCGGGCTAAATTAACTGGGGCCGGGAAAGGGTTGATCACGAGCAGAATTACTCCCAAGGAAGCGCAAGACATATACAGTGGGTCGGAACGGAGAGATAACCCCGGTCAAGCGCAAGAAAAGGCAAGCACCGATGCATTGGGATCGGGGGCGGCAACGGTATCAGAGGATCTTCACAGAAAGCAAAGAGATCTCGGCAATGACATGACAGAAATGCCCACTCGTCAAGATCTGAGAGTAGCCGAGAAACTTACCACGATTATCTCGACCAGTGCTCCGAATGCAACGGTCGCGGGGCAGCAGCTGAACACGAAAAGTGTTGAGGGAGTGTCGCATGATAGTTCTCTTCGGGACCGAATCGATCGGCTTCTTGGTTGGAGAGGCCCTTTGGGGCACTAACTCGCTTCGGTGCGAGTAGTTAGTGCAAATAATTAACTATTATGCTGGCAAACCTGTGTCTGCCATACTGGTTGGTGTGTGTTATGTCTGTGAAACAATGGCCACAGTTACCTGGCTCAGGATGCTGTACCGGGTTGTTGGAAAATCTGCTTTATTAAGCTTGCTACAGAGTATCCAGAGGAGCTTGCACAGCTGAAATGAAGACAGTTACTGCAGGACTGAATGAACTCCAAACAGTTCAACCTTGAAATAATACTGTTaatacatacggagtacggagtacggagtacacacaAGTTGCCTTGTGCCTGTGCTATTATTCTCCTCATCTGATTGGTTAGATATGTGTAACTAATGGGTCATATGACAGCACTAATTTGCTGTTAGACTAGCTTACATAACAGAATTACCTGGCCTGCAGCTAGTTACTTCAGCGCGATAGTTTAGTTAGTTAACGTAATCCACAAGCGAGCGGAAgatattttttcaacttcctcaaccatccacttcaacgcgtcagaatgccaccaattcgcaataaaaatgcaagatcctctatagaaatagaggacaggattgaacttgctatttctactcttaaaaagcaagaaattagctCAACTGCTGAAGCTGCACGGCTATTTAATGTGCCTTATACTATCTTATATCATTGAGCGAAAGGAAGACGTGCAAGAACCAGTCTACGCGCAAATCCAACCAAATTGACTGAGCCTGAAGAGAATCAGCTAGTTCAATGGATCCTAGACCTAGCTAAATGAGGAATCCCTCCCACACTGGcatttgttgagaatatggCTAATCATCTTCTTGCCACACAAGGTCCTACCTCTCCTCCCCCTGTGTTGGCAAGAACTGGGTGTCAAATCTGATTAAACACCGTACGGAGCTCAAATGCTGCTATTCCAGATACTATAATTACGAGCAagcaaaatgtgaggatAGGAAGGTtattcagcagctggatatCCAACTCCAAACCCCTACTCCCCCAGCTAGCCAATCTAGCAACTCCTAGTCATCCTGGATCCTACAAACACCAAGCAGCCCCCGGCAGTTGCATAGGCAGGTGaataagatcaagaatcttatgGAGCAGGGGCTTGAGAGCTCACCCAGGGCTTAATGGAAGGATTTGACCAAATTATCAAGGCCTGTGAATATGGAATGGTCAACACCACTattatgaagaagcaatatcaggatatatttgctgcaaatgagaaagagaagcaaaagcaTATGGGATCTAAGCACCATATTCAATATGAAGGAGGTCTAACTAgggaagagattgctgaGCTTGCTATTCCACCTGCTCAACCTGTTGAACAGTCAGTTGCCCAACTCTCTGAGCCCGCAGCCTCAGAGCCTGCATCACATTTGCGGGCACTACCAAGGTGTACGAACTGCCATATTTTAGgccatacaagaagaaggTGCTGTAGTCCTATTGCAATGTAATTTAATCTATTTAGGGGTTGTTGAGCGTAGATATTTCGGGTTAAATTCTAGTTAGTTGAGATGCCTTAATTTAATCTTTCACTTGGGGATTTCGCTCGCTTGTGGATTACGTTATAGTAACTAACTAAGTTAATAATATTTGTTTGTCAGAGTTTGTCAGATTTTAAACTTCTGCCAACTAAATGTCCACATTCTCTTCTGATTGCGCAGACCTGTTCAATTTCGTTGcttgtactctgtactttgtAGCTATGTTTGATTGTTTCTAATaagagtacagagtactctgtatttCTCAGCTAATTGCATTTTCAGAAGCTGCTTTTATCAAGTTCCCCCGTACTTATCCACACATTTGTTAATAGTCCCACAAGGTTGCAGCTATTGGAGAGTAAATATCTTCACCCTTCTTTTTATGTATCAACATTGGATGGCAATTCTTGAGGTTTAAGAAGCAGCCTTCATACTGATTGTTGTGAGGAGCTGCTTGACCCCAACTGTGAGTCCAATCCCTGGTTTTCGTCTAATATCTGCTCCTTTGCCATGCTCTGAGGAACACAAGGTTGGCAGTATTTGTGCTTTGGTCTGATGCTTTTGGTTAATTATACTTGCTGCTGACCTTTCAGACTGTTTCGATACATGTCATAATAGTCTGCCATGATGCAGCACAAATAATCTGTGTGTATTCAGATAATTGCAGGCCATATTCGAAAGGAGTTGGTACTCCTGCTTCGCAGCAGAATCGGCAACCGACCACACAATTGTTCCGCAAGAAGAcaaagaaggaagaaaagtCAGAAAGTTAGATCAATTACGGTGAACAATCCCAATAGTGAGAAGCTTTTACTATCAAAACGAACTGCTACTCTTGCATCGATGTCCCACAAGCGCCGGCAAGGCGCTCTTGGTGCGTCGAAAGTACATCCTGAAGGGTCCATCGCAAACTTTGCTGCAGACAAGTCTCATAGCTTGGCCGAGAATTCGGTTGAAAATTTGGGTGCGACATCCTCTGGGCTTTCAGGGCTAAAGTCCGGCTGTCTCTCGAATGATGGAGGCAGAGTGGCAGGCGTAATCGGCACCAATGGAAAACATTTACATGGGAAGCCCTCTTTCACAGCGGAACTTGACGGGCTGCTTGCAGAGGGGAAGGCAGCTGCCGATATTTTGTCCGCAAGTGAAAGGTTGAATCGCACCAGTGACGGGACATCGTCACCTGATCCCTCCATTCACCCGGCCAGAGGGTATGATAAAACCAAACCGTCGGCCACATCTATCAACCTACACAAACACGCTAGTGTGAAAGAGCTTGGTTCTCCCTATATATCTTCTGCAACCCATGTGAAAAATATGTCAATCGCCTCCCACCACGATTCTGAGGCTCCAAATGGTGAAGATTTCTCATTTTCGGTGACTGAAGGCCAACCAAGTCGTAGAAGCACACATCACGGTCCTCATCACCGAGAAATACGGCTCTGCGAACCACCAGAAAGTATACCAGTGGGCTCTAAGAACTTTTCCCCGACGCATATGGCTTTGAGGCAGAGCATTATGGAGGGAATGCAACCCCCGCAGCCAGCCGTCCAAAGCCCACGTGTTTCTGAATTTGAGCACGAATTTCTGCAGTTGGAGCGAAGTGAGGTACAAGAGCTTCGTGAATGGCTCCAACTCACTGGCTATTATGATGAGGAATACCGTTCAAAGTCTCTGCGACGGCGCAAACGTCTGGCGGCCTTGGAGTTAGAAAGGGCTAAATTGATAAAAGAGGAGCAAGACGCACGTGAAGCATTGGAGAGACGCAACGATGCGTCTTTTCCTACATCTCACTTCAAACTAGACGTGAATGACACATTTCCCGGTGGACATGGCTCTCCTCACTTGACATCAGCAAATTCTATGCCCCAGACGCCCAAGGGAGCTGAGATGATTGATCGCACTCCTTCCATAAACCTCAACGATGGGAGTGTGGGAGATCCTGGCCGTGACGCCACCCCTGGTCCGTTTATCCACCCGTCAAGAGAGTTAAAATTGAAGCGATCAAGCTCCATCATGGCTTCTCCTCCGCAACAATCAATGAAGAAGCTACGCATGGAAAGATGGAACAAACATACTGAAGACCAAGGTTTGTCTCTTGGGTAATAGGAAATTTTAATTACTGACTTGATCCGACTGGCTGGAAATAGATGATCCAGACGCCGTGCGGCCCACCGAACAGTCCAGAACGGCTTTTTTTGAGAAACCGCAGCAGGATACCCAGCAACATGATTGTAAGTAAGGAGAGTTAGTCAGATCCAGGACATGTAAGCTGACAGAAAGGATCCAGTCAGTACCACAAACCAGCCCGGTGGATGGGGGGATATTCCAGAATCTAGGGGCTATGGAGGGAGCGTGCCCAGCCGTGGACGTGGACGTGGCCTCCCTCCAATGCGACCCCGTGGCGGTGGGCCTTCGCAGAGTACCCGTTCCCAGTACGTGTTAGAGAATCCTCGGATGATCCTAGGAGCAGGAGGTAGATACGGTTGTCCTCCATTCACCTAACTTACTCACGTCGAGGTTGCTAATCGGTGTTAATAGAAACGAAATTCTTCATTCTAAAGAGCTTGTCACTCGAAAATGTGATAGCATCACAGCACGAGGTAAAATTCCGTCTTCATGCTTGTTTCGTATTACTGACATTGGACAGGGCACTTGGTCAACACAAGTGAAGAATATTGATAAGTTGGTGGATGCTTACAATTCAGCCCGCCATGTcgtcttgttcttttctgttAACCATAGCAAGGCATTTCAAGGCTTTGTAAGCATCCTTTACCTGCCGCCCAAGTGGCAGATGGACGTTAGTGATTAACGTTAGGCTCTTCTTTTAGGCATGTATGGAGTCTTTACCTGGAGATCCAGATGTTCCCATTCCAAGGTGGGCGGACTCATATAACTGGGAACCCAGTCCTCCATTCAGGGTCAGGTGGATCAATACGGCAGTAACCTCCTTCAAACAAGTCGCCCATTTGACAAACGCGTACAATGATAATATGCTGGTTTTCGTTGGTCGTGAtggtcaggagattgaacCACGCTGCGGGCTGGAGCTTTGTTCTATTCTTGACCGCTCTGGGACCTTGTAACCTTGGATCAATACTACACTTAAGGCCGGCACCAGCTCTTTCATCCATATTGCTCCAGACAAGACTACTCGATGCTTGGTTGAGCGATGGGTTATCGGTTTTCAATATTGACGTTGACTTGATGCATAAAAGTATCACTCCACGCAATCACATTATTATGATGTACTCCGCATAGTGGGCTTCTACCTTATGGATCAGATATGTATGATCCAACCCACTACTATTTTATGACGCTGGAACTCCATACTCTTCGGTGAATCTTCAGCTTTCTTTAAAAGATTCCTTCTTCTAAATCGTGACAGCCAAATACGCTGCCCGGCGACGCGAAACCAGTCATCAAAGAGAACTTTCGAGATTGTTCAACCGTTACGGAGTAGATTTCGCAGCAAAACGGACAGAGAAGATTGCGTGACATGTTACATTTGCGCCGGATCTAGTTTGCCAGATTTCTTGGGAAATGTTTGGCAGTTATCACAGCTATCCCGCACCACAATTAGAGCATCAACAGTTTTTGATGGTTGATGTCTCCTGCCGATCGGATAActcctttccttctttttgaTGTCGGGGGCAACTGTCCATCCACTCCTTGAGACACTAGGTaaatattttctttatattaAACAGATCAATCGCTTTCTGTGGACATCACAGTTCAAGAAAAGGGTACAGGGAATACAGAGAGAGAAGCGAAGGACAGAAGAGCGAATCGGAACCTTTTTGAACCTTATGATACACATAGTGTTCAATTACTTGATTTCTTAATGAAGTACATAAATCAGAATTGCAGAGGGTGTTTGAGGGCAAATGCTTATACTCGACACTTTTCAACGGTGGCTATGGCTCAATTGGCTGAGCTGATGAGCCGTTGAAGAAGCGGTTCAGTTACTAGAGGGATCCATGTAGCATAACTCCCATAACAATGGAGGAACACATGCCCGATAAAACGCCCGCTGTGTTGAAATTGATACCTCATTCTAGTGTCTCGAAAGGCACAATaggccaaatttctttcaGCCATTGTGATGTGCTGCCCCGTCATTATCCCTGATAGCTTTCCGCTGCAAGTCCACAATATCCAGTCTTGATGGGAATGTTCCCTTACGAGCTCCAGCGCCCAAGAGGTAGTATCAATAAGGATAGCATATGGATGGATACGCGTGGTAGCCACAGTCATTTGGCGAACCAACAGGTGGGATACAGGGATCTGGGAACAAATCTTTTAAAAACTAGGCTTCATTCTGACAAATATGAATGTAGGTATCTTTACACTGATATCAAGCTGTGCTCAGAATGCCATGTTGCTAACTGGCGGCTAGAATGGGTCATAGGGAGGTTTTCCACCGAATTTGTGTGACGTTTTGCCCGGATTGAGAAAGCTTTTCCACTAAAGGTACCGATATCGATGACGCCTTAATCTAATTCAAAGCGCAAGTTGATTTGGTTCGCGTACGAGTCCTGTATGGTAAGCGACATCGATGCCACCGAGCGCCACCGTTTCAGTTGCTGCTAAGCTCAAGGTATCCCCGGAGTAAAAGTGACCCCCTTTCTCACCATTCTTAGCAGCTTGAACTTTCATCAAAGGACCAATCATGACAGATTTTATTTCATTATTCATCTATGTAATTGGGGCATTCAACATATCCTAGGTTTATTCACTGTCATTTGCACGTGAAAGCAAGCCCAATGTTCTGCTGTTTCAGGTCTCTCACCCTCACACAAGGCCCAAATCTCACGTCGGTGGATCATAAGGTGTGTACATGAAAGTTTGTcaaaaaaaatgaagaaataaaacagagaaaagaagatgttggcgCCTCGACACCTTGAGCACCATAGATGAAAATTTGCATGGTAGACCTAATCTCTTGTGCGAGAGGGATAAATTGAGGCCGTTCGCTATTGATCGTAactaagaaaaaaaggaaagaaaagaaaaatgaaaagagaaCGACAAGTCAAGAActaaagccaaaaaaaaaaaaaaatgaaaaaataaaaaaataaaaggatCGTAACTCATCTTATATTCAAATCCATCCATCATTACCAAGCCCCTGAGAACGGTTTTGCTCGTTTCTAGCATTGCTATTCCCGGAGATTCCAACATGGAAGTCAATCTTTGGTGGTGCGTCACCCACAATGCCCAGCTTCTTGGGACTGCCGCAACCTTTGATAGGGCTTCGCGGAGTGGACGGCGGTGCGTCTCGTGGAGGACCCTCACGTACAAACTTATAGTCCCACTCATCGTCGGCAGCGGCGGATACCCAGACTTTAAGTGCTTCATGGACGGCCGGATACAGCTTTTCCTTGCAAGTACGAAGGCTTCGGCCCATAACTTTCTCTAGGCCGGACGCGCGAAGATGAGTTCGCAGCTCGTTCCGTTCCTCAATTGTTGGCAACGATGCTAAAAGACCGTTAATAAGATCCAGGTGGGTGGCAAGATAGTTTGTAGCGTCCCATTCAACCCCACCAATATAGGGAGCTGCGGGAACGGGCGTATGAGGGGGAGGAAAATATCGTTGGATAAAAGGTAGCGAAGAATCTTCTGCTTTTGCCACAGGTACCACATTGAAATGGTGAAGGAATATCCAAAACACCTCTTTTGTCACGTTACTCATTTCCTTGCACCACAGCTGGTACGGACGCGCCTGGTGCATCTCGGCGATGAAGGGTAATGGCGCTGATTCCTTGGGTGGCTTTGGGTCGTGCATGTAGGACAGGATAGTTCTAGCACGAGTAGCCACTTCTTCAAATGTTGCAGATGACAGGTGGGAGAATAACAAGCTGATTATTATGTTCCGGGTTGCAAATTCACTGGGaccctttttctcctctccAAAGAGCATCCGCAATAATGTGGGGAATAGGTCATCTCCTATCTTGCAAAGTTGATGAAGGGCTGGAGAGGTCGTGCACAACGCTTTGATACAAAGAAGGACTTCGTGCAGTAATACATCTTCATGCTCCTCCCTGGAAGAAATATTAGTTAAAAAGATGCTCCATTGACACCAAGATGTAACCATACCTCCATTCAACCTTCAGTATTCTATACAAAAGGTCGACCAGCTGCTCCATTCCTCCATGAGAAATGAATGACTCCACCCAAGATATGGTTTCATTTCGCAAAAGTATACGGAGCTTGTGAAGCTTACTAACTTCAACAATCTCCGGTTTCTGTACCTCTTTCAGATAATGAACGAAATCGGTCGGGTCTGCGATGAGATCAGGAGAGGGAAGAGCGGGGTTCAAACCCCCAGATGGTAAGCGCGAAGGTATTGACAGGTCTGCAGACTTTGGGCGCTTCTGGGAACTCGAATGGTCAGGCTTTTGTCTTCTAAAAGAAGGCAAATCGACTTTCGCAGACACAAAACTACCACTAAGGGGTCGTACTTTAGTTCCCCTATTCTCTGAGCGTCCAAACGAGCTGTCTTTGCTCTTGGTTCGCTTGTGCGAAGTTGTCACAAATTGTCTTTGGGCGGAAGCAGATGCAGAAGAGCATTCGCCCTCAATCTGATTTTTATTGATAAAGTCGGCCTTGATATTGGTGTTCAAGGATCTCATCCTGTCGCGCATATTATGAGGTATGTTTCGTGCGTCCTTGGCCAATGGTTAGTTCCCACTCTAAATCGGATTAGTTGACGTGGGACTTACCAAAAGGCGTTCGAATTCACTGTCAATTTCTTTTGGATCTACTGGTTTAGGTTTGTCAAAATTCTTGTCTTTAGCACTAAAAGCT
This window harbors:
- a CDS encoding uncharacterized protein (EggNog:ENOG410Q5KJ~TransMembrane:1 (o714-734i)), with translation MAEEKPDISLIESVNLSGVWNRNVDDKVSLRLVMTLKARPSAIIPIFQLNDGLEIQITNEYVYSAAYKDFEPASSFGNHLSLGGQDVDEIQGSYPRHQENLPRRLYTSGMKLSPSPRKERLFPPSPSTTSGSDDSIFEPGHDATRRISDGSQRSKALEEGEVPIVLEYYVESDTASRRADSGQFGTSNPEHGNLWNMESNYLTPGSMVRRRYPSHQREESTTTIIHCAPKTQSRSNDRDIVDSNRSLTVALSPRKADLNIPKRGIKSRIPIKVETDFQASKSLREAHTQPRFMSELEALTSDATNLTDSEVLCNAKDIQALQVAGPRSPTFAGGSSFSSPKAIQTPGVADRERMSNSAPGKSHEERTQQLQSTPTRQVGLKNRTAVSTGKASWQKRETDLLIHIGEEPESDIFFHRGGRSDFVASWLQGRSCRNDNGVAKKDRIDRSRSGSEAPLAIDNRFDRISAWNLETTEDQSGHRSPLLVDRISLPSPTPSSKLSMPWNSAEELAGRSADSLSLMDLVNIEHIPTEVSKPAITNMNGTLSIKIPHNGMCETIIIYEADIEIQFNDSTCANSQVAQSVSPGSENGQHIAAVKWQIEYKPEWVPKLSAASGSYECKISDLCRSLNIGRVRLEIAPDRNHRECINVCRSRGDQGEMVDGEEDLKVLLNQLASYRSILSFFSLVRRSLDLRVEGMYQSAVASRFHNVTGRPKRVLRVTLSSLAIFTIGVFSVLFMNAGSHYSVGGYIGGSKEILGCLPASLECQIFRRRAKLTGAGKGLITSRITPKEAQDIYSGSERRDNPGQAQEKASTDALGSGAATVSEDLHRKQRDLGNDMTEMPTRQDLRVAEKLTTIISTSAPNATVAGQQLNTKSVEGVSHDSSLRDRIDRLLGWRGPLGH
- a CDS encoding uncharacterized protein (EggNog:ENOG410PJ46~COG:S~BUSCO:2575at33183), whose product is MASRLDFPLQFRDENADKPKKSVLKSIFPPKSRRKSQPAFLSPSYSLQNQPPVQNWILPTDHSHFQINHPLGELSERTLNQGMANGSPSKQNHPDESSKIGLHKKTKSSVSLKSLLKDKDKMESEAKDPSAENGSKQKKPKKTKSTTSLSGIFKRSQRGKKGNSCEKEDKENVTMARVSNDMSPPPIPRSRAQSIQSQISSRYVSSGRTVEEEMSLYTPRGYSPSSQRNFYDFQQPSLTKRPDSKWRPKSEYGSSSTSSVKDILQSIHRRSPSAGSVKSNASRTHPLAERPPSENRKSSNGNRGSRVMAAIAAFSAKDKNFDKPKPVDPKEIDSEFERLLDARNIPHNMRDRMRSLNTNIKADFINKNQIEGECSSASASAQRQFVTTSHKRTKSKDSSFGRSENRGTKVRPLSGSFVSAKVDLPSFRRQKPDHSSSQKRPKSADLSIPSRLPSGGLNPALPSPDLIADPTDFVHYLKEVQKPEIVEVSKLHKLRILLRNETISWVESFISHGGMEQLVDLLYRILKVEWREEHEDVLLHEVLLCIKALCTTSPALHQLCKIGDDLFPTLLRMLFGEEKKGPSEFATRNIIISLLFSHLSSATFEEVATRARTILSYMHDPKPPKESAPLPFIAEMHQARPYQLWCKEMSNVTKEVFWIFLHHFNVVPVAKAEDSSLPFIQRYFPPPHTPVPAAPYIGGVEWDATNYLATHLDLINGLLASLPTIEERNELRTHLRASGLEKVMGRSLRTCKEKLYPAVHEALKVWVSAAADDEWDYKFVREGPPRDAPPSTPRSPIKGCGSPKKLGIVGDAPPKIDFHVGISGNSNARNEQNRSQGLGNDGWI
- a CDS encoding uncharacterized protein (EggNog:ENOG410QE4G~COG:A,T), with protein sequence MSHKRRQGALGASKVHPEGSIANFAADKSHSLAENSVENLGATSSGLSGLKSGCLSNDGGRVAGVIGTNGKHLHGKPSFTAELDGLLAEGKAAADILSASERLNRTSDGTSSPDPSIHPARGYDKTKPSATSINLHKHASVKELGSPYISSATHVKNMSIASHHDSEAPNGEDFSFSVTEGQPSRRSTHHGPHHREIRLCEPPESIPVGSKNFSPTHMALRQSIMEGMQPPQPAVQSPRVSEFEHEFLQLERSEVQELREWLQLTGYYDEEYRSKSLRRRKRLAALELERAKLIKEEQDAREALERRNDASFPTSHFKLDVNDTFPGGHGSPHLTSANSMPQTPKGAEMIDRTPSINLNDGSVGDPGRDATPGPFIHPSRELKLKRSSSIMASPPQQSMKKLRMERWNKHTEDQDDPDAVRPTEQSRTAFFEKPQQDTQQHDFSTTNQPGGWGDIPESRGYGGSVPSRGRGRGLPPMRPRGGGPSQSTRSQYVLENPRMILGAGGRYETKFFILKSLSLENVIASQHEGTWSTQVKNIDKLVDAYNSARHVVLFFSVNHSKAFQGFACMESLPGDPDVPIPRWADSYNWEPSPPFRVRWINTAVTSFKQVAHLTNAYNDNMLVFVGRDGQEIEPRCGLELCSILDRSGTL